The nucleotide sequence ATGTCATTGACGATAGCCTCTACTTTCGGCAAGCTCTTCTCGGGATGACAATTGCGGAAATTCAATCCCATGCAACTCATCGGCCGGACAAACAGGCGTGTTTCATGTTTGTTCCATCCGACCACCTCATCATTGGCGTCAATGACCGTGATCTCCATCGGTACGGTTTCAAACATGGATTTCACCATAGCTTCGTTCAGCTGTTCCAGCATTGATTTTCCTCCTGTGAATCGTTATTTATGCGATATGCAACGCCGTGTTTTATTCGGGCGGGATGCACCAACATTTACGAAGATGCGGCGCTTCGTGCGGCCGCCTTTCCTTTGGGGATGATGGCTCGAAGTATTTCTCGTTCTGCTTCGCTTAACTTTACTGGATATCTTTGGGGTCGCATCGCTTGGTTCCGTTTTAATTTTTTATTCCTTCATTATACCTTTTTTTCCCTCATTTCTCTACTTCTTATCCTGATGTTGTACTATATAGGATGAAATAAATTTCTTTTCAATATTTACATTCCTAATGCAACGACATTTAACAAAGCCGTTTGCATAGAAGACCGAATGCAAATGGAATTAAAGCGGAATTTATTTCATCCTATTC is from Hydrogenispora ethanolica and encodes:
- a CDS encoding PAS domain-containing protein, giving the protein MLEQLNEAMVKSMFETVPMEITVIDANDEVVGWNKHETRLFVRPMSCMGLNFRNCHPEKSLPKVEAIVNDMKAGKSDKARFWIDLPVPLGSQGKPHKILIEFYALRDEHGNYLGCMECTQDIEEIRHLEGQKRLLDS